In Halostella salina, a single window of DNA contains:
- a CDS encoding CBS domain-containing protein has product MDIADIATREYVDVDAETRLGKVRSLFEDQNPKGIIVTKDGKYEGVIGERQLLQSHVEDDTKVAALVKPSRNAPAPKVERTEDIRETARVLVEGGTKVAPVFEGGDLWGIITEDAILEAVLENLEALDVGQIYTENVFTVTEDDGIGKAINLMRENGISRLPVVDEDGMLSGVATTHDIVDFVTRNEQRITGKGDRAGDLDRMLDIPVYDVMSSPVATTTVDESVREAVARMLDNDYSGLVVTPEDDDRVVGGVLTKTDVLRALTYTEEDHMDVQITNINLLETISRQDIRESIEQVADKYSEMQVRHAHVRLHEHKEKLRGTPLILCQIRLRTNRGQMAGTGEGYGAKQAFHVALDKLERNVLEQKGMQSDEEYRGQLLRKLGEL; this is encoded by the coding sequence ATGGATATTGCTGACATTGCCACCCGGGAGTACGTCGATGTCGATGCCGAAACGCGCCTCGGGAAGGTCCGGTCGCTGTTCGAGGACCAGAACCCGAAAGGGATCATCGTCACCAAGGACGGGAAGTACGAGGGCGTGATCGGCGAGCGCCAGCTGCTCCAGTCCCACGTGGAGGACGACACGAAGGTGGCCGCGCTGGTCAAGCCCAGTCGGAACGCCCCCGCGCCGAAGGTCGAGCGGACCGAGGACATCCGCGAGACCGCCCGCGTGCTGGTCGAGGGCGGCACCAAGGTCGCGCCGGTGTTCGAGGGCGGCGACCTCTGGGGGATCATCACCGAGGACGCGATCCTCGAGGCCGTGCTGGAGAACCTCGAAGCCCTCGACGTCGGCCAGATCTACACCGAGAACGTGTTCACCGTCACCGAGGACGACGGGATCGGGAAGGCGATCAACCTGATGCGGGAGAACGGCATCTCGCGGCTCCCGGTCGTCGACGAGGACGGGATGCTCTCCGGCGTCGCGACGACCCACGACATCGTCGACTTCGTCACCCGGAACGAGCAGCGGATCACCGGCAAGGGCGACCGAGCCGGCGACCTGGACCGGATGCTCGACATCCCCGTGTACGACGTGATGTCCAGCCCGGTCGCGACCACCACCGTCGACGAGAGCGTGCGGGAGGCGGTCGCGCGGATGCTCGACAACGACTACTCCGGACTCGTCGTCACCCCCGAGGACGACGACCGCGTCGTCGGCGGCGTCCTGACGAAGACCGACGTGCTCCGGGCGCTGACCTACACCGAGGAGGACCACATGGACGTGCAGATCACCAACATCAACCTCCTCGAAACCATCTCGCGGCAGGACATCCGCGAGAGCATCGAGCAGGTGGCCGACAAGTACAGCGAGATGCAGGTCCGCCACGCGCACGTCCGCCTCCACGAGCACAAGGAGAAGCTCCGCGGCACGCCGCTGATCCTCTGTCAGATCCGACTGCGGACGAACCGCGGGCAGATGGCCGGCACCGGCGAGGGGTACGGCGCGAAGCAGGCGTTCCACGTCGCCCTCGACAAGCTGGAGCGCAACGTCCTCGAACAGAAGGGGATGCAGAGCGACGAGGAGTACCGCGGCCAGCTCCTCCGGAAGCTCGGCGAGCTGTAA
- the radB gene encoding DNA repair and recombination protein RadB: MNDETPVPTGCSPVDELLGGGFERGTVTQVYGQPAAGKTNLALSGAVEAAAAGGLAVYIDTEGLSLDRFEQLAASRADGGAVEDITSRIVVESAMDFDEQAEAVRDAEEFAEEADLIVLDSATGFYRLERTADGDDGEALRDVARQVTHLLSLARRHDLAVVVTNQVFSDPDSDRTRPLGGHTLEHWTGTVLRVDRFRGGKRRATLEKHRSKAAGETAGFRIADEGLVAADEP; the protein is encoded by the coding sequence GTGAACGACGAGACGCCCGTCCCGACCGGCTGCAGTCCCGTCGACGAACTGCTCGGCGGCGGCTTCGAGCGGGGCACCGTCACGCAGGTGTACGGCCAGCCGGCGGCGGGCAAGACCAACCTCGCCCTCTCGGGCGCCGTCGAGGCGGCCGCGGCGGGCGGCCTCGCGGTGTACATCGACACCGAGGGGCTGTCGCTCGACCGCTTCGAACAGCTCGCGGCGTCGCGGGCCGACGGCGGAGCCGTCGAGGATATCACCTCGCGGATCGTCGTCGAATCCGCGATGGACTTCGACGAGCAGGCCGAGGCGGTCCGCGACGCCGAGGAGTTCGCGGAGGAGGCGGACCTGATCGTCCTCGACAGCGCAACGGGGTTCTACCGGCTGGAGCGCACCGCCGACGGGGACGACGGCGAGGCGCTTCGGGACGTGGCCCGGCAGGTGACCCACCTGCTGTCGCTGGCCCGGCGACACGACCTCGCCGTGGTCGTCACCAATCAGGTGTTCTCCGACCCCGACAGCGACCGGACGCGGCCGCTTGGCGGGCACACGCTGGAACACTGGACCGGCACCGTCCTCCGGGTCGACCGCTTCCGCGGCGGGAAGCGCCGGGCGACGCTGGAGAAACACCGGTCGAAGGCGGCGGGCGAGACCGCGGGGTTCCGGATCGCCGACGAGGGGCTGGTCGCGGCGGACGAGCCGTAG
- the larC gene encoding nickel pincer cofactor biosynthesis protein LarC, with protein MTTLAFDGRMGASGDMILGALVAAGADPDALAPVEAALPVRYEVGERTKNGIAATDVRVLTTDGDDASHDHDGQSHDAGHDHVHHHDDGGHSHDHSRDADHDHAHHHDHGDHDHSHDRAEGSGPLRTYEEVVEVVEEMNLPEGVLADAKATFRILGEAEAAVHGTDLSETHFHEVGADDAIADVVGAALLLDDLRVDRVVTGPVRAGGGEVEMSHGVYPVPAPAVVEIAERADWSLRGGPVDAELITPTGAAVLAHFADGVPELPALDVTTAGYGAGGYEFPDHPNVLRAVVGEEPSDATADAERDGSLVRDDVAVLETNVDDVAPEVLGSLQETLADAGARDVTVVPTTMKKSRPGHLVKVIAKPEDARAVARRLAEETGTLGVREAGASHRWIAERDFETATLSVDGDEYEVSVKVASDDAGEVYDVSAEYDDALAVARETGLPVREVMARAERSVDG; from the coding sequence ATGACGACACTCGCGTTCGACGGCCGGATGGGAGCCAGCGGGGACATGATCCTCGGCGCGCTCGTCGCCGCCGGGGCCGACCCCGACGCGCTGGCCCCGGTCGAGGCCGCGCTGCCGGTCCGCTACGAGGTCGGCGAGCGGACGAAAAACGGCATCGCCGCGACGGACGTGCGGGTGCTGACGACCGACGGCGACGACGCGTCGCACGACCACGACGGCCAGTCCCACGACGCCGGTCACGACCACGTACACCACCACGACGACGGGGGCCATTCGCACGATCACTCCCGCGACGCCGATCACGACCACGCACACCACCACGATCACGGCGATCACGACCACTCCCACGACCGCGCGGAGGGGAGCGGTCCGCTCCGCACGTACGAGGAAGTCGTCGAGGTCGTCGAGGAGATGAACCTGCCCGAGGGCGTCCTGGCGGACGCGAAAGCGACCTTCCGGATCCTCGGCGAGGCGGAGGCGGCGGTCCACGGCACCGACCTCTCCGAAACGCACTTCCACGAGGTCGGGGCCGACGACGCCATCGCCGACGTGGTCGGGGCGGCGCTCCTGCTGGACGACCTCCGCGTCGACCGCGTCGTGACCGGGCCGGTGCGGGCGGGCGGCGGCGAGGTCGAGATGAGCCACGGTGTCTATCCTGTGCCGGCCCCCGCAGTCGTCGAGATAGCCGAGCGCGCGGACTGGTCGCTGCGGGGCGGTCCAGTCGACGCCGAACTGATCACGCCGACGGGCGCGGCGGTCCTCGCCCACTTCGCCGACGGGGTCCCGGAACTCCCGGCGCTGGACGTGACGACGGCGGGCTACGGCGCGGGCGGCTACGAGTTCCCGGACCATCCGAACGTCCTGCGGGCGGTCGTCGGCGAGGAACCGTCGGACGCGACGGCGGACGCCGAGCGCGACGGGTCGCTCGTCCGGGACGACGTGGCGGTGCTCGAGACGAACGTCGACGACGTAGCTCCCGAGGTGCTCGGGAGCCTGCAGGAGACGCTCGCCGACGCCGGCGCGCGGGACGTGACGGTCGTGCCGACGACGATGAAGAAGTCCCGCCCGGGCCATCTCGTGAAGGTGATCGCAAAGCCCGAGGACGCCCGCGCCGTCGCCCGCCGCCTCGCCGAGGAGACGGGGACGCTCGGCGTCCGCGAGGCGGGGGCGAGCCATCGCTGGATCGCCGAGCGCGACTTCGAGACGGCGACGCTGTCGGTCGACGGCGACGAGTACGAGGTCTCGGTGAAGGTGGCCAGCGACGACGCCGGCGAGGTGTACGACGTGAGCGCCGAGTACGACGACGCGCTGGCCGTGGCCCGCGAGACGGGGCTCCCGGTCCGCGAGGTGATGGCCCGGGCGGAGCGGTCCGTCGACGGGTAG
- a CDS encoding CDC48 family AAA ATPase: MNEVQLEVAKAYPNDSGRGIARLDPDTLLHLKLSPGDIIEIEGADTTAAKVWRADRQDWNTDTVRIDGFTRQNADVGIGERVTIRKAEATKADSLVLAPPEEASVQFGSDAAGMVKRQILKRPVVERDIVPVMSSTNHPFMRSPGQAIPLIAVETEPEGVVLITEDTDVELREEPISGFEKTGGGITYEDIGGLQSEIQRVREMVELPMKHPQIFKKLGIEPPQGVLLHGPPGTGKTLLAKAVANETSASFFSIAGPEIISKYYGESEQQLREIFEDATEESPSIIFIDELDSIAPKREDVTGEVERRVVAQLLTMMDGLESRGQVIVIAATNRVDSVDPALRRPGRFDREIEIGVPDEVGREEILQIHTRGMPLSDDVNLSHLADETHGFVGADIESLTKEAAMKALRRYLPEIDLDEEDIPPSLIDRMIVKRQDFNGALNEVEPSAMREVLVELPKISWDDVGGLDTAKEQVQESVEWPLSQPEKFDRLGIDPPSGVLLYGPPGTGKTLMAKAVANETNANFISVRGPQLLSKWVGESEKAIRQTFRKARQVSPTVIFFDELDSLAPSRGGEMGSNVSERVVNQLLTELDGLEDMQDVMVIGATNRPDMIDPALIRSGRFDRMVMIGQPDVDGREQILQIHTGDTPLSADVSLREIAEITDGYVGSDLESIAREAAIEALREDEDATAVDMRHFRQAIDNVRPTITEDILDYYDRMEEEFRGGAADPSRDRTGGRIGFQ, encoded by the coding sequence ATGAATGAAGTCCAACTAGAGGTCGCAAAGGCGTACCCGAACGACTCGGGGCGCGGCATCGCACGCCTCGACCCGGACACGCTCCTCCACCTGAAGCTGAGTCCGGGCGACATCATCGAGATCGAGGGGGCCGACACGACCGCGGCGAAAGTGTGGCGCGCGGACCGGCAGGACTGGAACACCGACACGGTCCGCATCGACGGGTTCACGCGACAGAACGCCGACGTGGGCATCGGCGAGCGCGTGACGATCCGGAAGGCCGAGGCGACGAAGGCCGACTCGCTCGTCCTCGCGCCGCCCGAGGAGGCGAGCGTCCAGTTCGGCAGCGACGCGGCCGGCATGGTGAAACGCCAGATCCTGAAACGGCCGGTCGTCGAGCGCGACATCGTCCCCGTGATGTCCTCGACGAACCACCCGTTCATGCGCTCGCCCGGACAGGCGATCCCGCTCATCGCCGTCGAGACCGAGCCGGAGGGCGTCGTCCTCATCACCGAGGACACGGACGTGGAGCTCCGCGAGGAGCCGATCTCCGGCTTCGAGAAGACCGGCGGCGGGATCACCTACGAGGACATCGGCGGCCTCCAGTCGGAGATCCAGCGGGTCCGGGAGATGGTGGAGCTCCCGATGAAACACCCGCAGATCTTCAAGAAGCTGGGGATCGAGCCGCCACAGGGCGTCCTCCTCCACGGCCCGCCCGGCACCGGGAAGACCCTCCTCGCCAAGGCCGTCGCCAACGAGACCTCCGCCAGTTTCTTCTCTATCGCCGGCCCGGAGATCATCTCGAAGTACTACGGCGAGTCCGAACAGCAACTGCGCGAGATCTTCGAGGACGCCACCGAGGAGTCGCCCTCCATCATCTTCATCGACGAACTCGACTCCATCGCGCCCAAGCGCGAGGACGTGACCGGCGAGGTCGAGCGCCGCGTCGTCGCCCAGCTGCTGACGATGATGGACGGCCTCGAATCCCGCGGCCAGGTCATCGTCATCGCCGCGACGAACCGCGTCGACAGCGTCGACCCCGCGCTGCGCCGCCCCGGCCGGTTCGACCGCGAGATCGAGATCGGCGTCCCCGACGAGGTGGGCCGCGAGGAGATCCTCCAGATCCACACCCGCGGGATGCCGCTCTCGGACGACGTGAACCTCTCACATCTGGCCGACGAGACTCACGGGTTCGTCGGGGCCGACATCGAGAGCCTCACGAAGGAGGCCGCGATGAAGGCGCTGCGCCGGTACCTCCCCGAGATCGACCTCGACGAGGAGGACATCCCGCCGAGCCTCATCGACCGGATGATCGTCAAACGGCAGGACTTCAACGGCGCGCTGAACGAGGTCGAACCCTCCGCGATGCGGGAGGTGCTCGTCGAACTCCCCAAGATCTCCTGGGACGACGTGGGCGGCCTCGACACCGCCAAGGAGCAGGTTCAGGAGAGCGTCGAGTGGCCGCTCAGCCAGCCCGAGAAGTTCGACCGCCTCGGCATCGACCCGCCGAGCGGCGTGCTGCTGTACGGCCCGCCCGGCACCGGGAAGACGCTGATGGCGAAGGCCGTCGCCAACGAGACCAACGCCAACTTCATCAGCGTGCGCGGGCCGCAGCTGCTCTCGAAGTGGGTCGGGGAAAGCGAGAAGGCGATCCGGCAGACGTTCCGGAAGGCCCGGCAGGTCTCCCCGACGGTCATCTTCTTCGACGAGCTCGACAGCCTCGCCCCGAGCCGCGGCGGCGAGATGGGGAGCAACGTCAGCGAGCGCGTCGTCAACCAGCTCCTGACCGAACTCGACGGGCTGGAGGACATGCAGGACGTGATGGTCATCGGCGCGACCAACCGGCCGGACATGATCGACCCGGCGCTGATCCGCTCGGGCCGGTTCGACCGGATGGTGATGATCGGTCAGCCCGACGTCGACGGGCGCGAGCAGATCCTCCAGATCCACACCGGCGACACGCCGCTGTCGGCCGACGTGTCGCTCCGCGAGATCGCCGAGATCACGGACGGCTACGTCGGCAGCGACCTGGAGAGCATCGCCCGCGAGGCCGCCATCGAGGCGCTCCGGGAGGACGAGGACGCGACCGCCGTCGACATGCGTCACTTCCGGCAGGCGATCGACAACGTCCGTCCGACGATCACCGAGGACATCCTCGACTACTACGACCGGATGGAAGAGGAGTTCCGCGGCGGCGCGGCCGACCCCAGCCGGGACCGCACCGGCGGGCGCATCGGCTTCCAGTAG
- a CDS encoding COG1361 family protein, with the protein MPGPSQPAPDEEHIDGGEEPYSPTRDPTVLVLLVIVFGSVLAMVVGLGGPAVVGGNDSGPVFPIPEWFDGDGDDAAAVELRVDANRSTVRPGDAVAFTVSTADGSAVDNATVRVAGRVHAVTNGTTAVRFDAGGEYVATASGAMGGDVDVVGAETTITVERYVTNLSLAANATGVTAGDAVRFTVTDGSDPIDATVVVGGTQHTADGGTAVVTFERAGEFEADARKGQTPTRRYRSDALDVDVQRRQVALSVALNDSDPVAHEPFRVRVTRADSGDPAGATVAFAGETYDTGHDGVVNITVDAVGEFELRATLAETPAIAFVPAERTVGVDRRHVALSIAANRTGVPKGEAIRFTLTRADTGAGVNGTLTADGDTYRTDLNGTATVTFDDPGRLFVRGGRADTATETFERASVIVSVRGANYSLSAFDAPDEATRGERVTVSVNVTNDGNEPGSEWLEYRFDGDRRDREYVALDPGESRPVAFEATIPNDTEPGTYRHAVVAADGTVAGTLAVTAANGTTTNGTASDGTAAIARYRHRSGSEDSRTVSAGDETSKESDTPRKTGRNPANALSVIW; encoded by the coding sequence GTGCCGGGACCATCGCAACCCGCCCCCGACGAGGAGCACATCGACGGCGGGGAGGAGCCGTACAGCCCTACACGGGATCCGACGGTTCTGGTCCTGCTCGTCATCGTGTTCGGCTCGGTGCTCGCGATGGTCGTCGGCCTCGGCGGTCCCGCGGTCGTCGGCGGAAACGACTCGGGACCGGTGTTCCCGATCCCGGAGTGGTTCGACGGCGACGGGGACGACGCCGCGGCCGTCGAACTCCGTGTCGACGCCAACCGCAGCACGGTCCGGCCCGGCGACGCCGTCGCCTTCACTGTCAGCACCGCGGACGGGTCGGCGGTCGACAACGCGACGGTGCGCGTCGCCGGCAGGGTACACGCGGTCACGAACGGGACGACCGCCGTCCGGTTCGACGCCGGCGGCGAGTACGTCGCCACCGCGTCGGGTGCGATGGGTGGCGACGTGGACGTGGTCGGTGCGGAGACGACGATCACCGTCGAGCGGTACGTGACGAACCTCTCGCTGGCCGCGAACGCGACCGGCGTGACCGCCGGCGACGCGGTCCGCTTTACCGTCACCGACGGGTCGGACCCGATCGACGCGACGGTGGTCGTCGGCGGGACCCAGCACACGGCAGACGGCGGGACGGCCGTCGTCACCTTCGAACGCGCGGGCGAGTTCGAGGCGGACGCCCGGAAGGGACAGACGCCGACGCGGCGGTACCGGAGCGACGCGCTCGACGTCGACGTACAGCGGCGGCAGGTCGCCCTCTCGGTCGCGCTGAACGACTCCGACCCCGTGGCACACGAGCCGTTCCGTGTCCGGGTGACGCGAGCCGACTCCGGCGACCCGGCGGGGGCGACCGTCGCGTTCGCCGGCGAGACGTACGACACCGGGCATGACGGGGTTGTCAACATCACGGTCGACGCAGTCGGCGAGTTCGAACTCCGCGCGACGCTTGCCGAGACGCCCGCGATAGCTTTCGTCCCCGCCGAGCGCACGGTCGGCGTCGACCGTCGACACGTGGCGCTATCGATCGCGGCCAACCGAACCGGCGTGCCGAAGGGTGAGGCGATCCGGTTCACCCTGACCCGTGCGGACACCGGGGCGGGCGTCAACGGGACGCTGACGGCCGACGGGGACACATACCGGACCGACTTGAACGGGACGGCCACAGTAACGTTCGACGACCCGGGGCGGCTGTTCGTCCGCGGCGGGCGGGCCGACACGGCGACCGAGACGTTCGAGCGCGCCAGCGTCATCGTGAGCGTCCGCGGGGCGAACTACTCGCTGTCGGCGTTCGACGCGCCCGACGAAGCCACCCGCGGGGAACGGGTGACGGTCAGCGTCAACGTGACCAACGACGGGAACGAACCCGGGAGCGAGTGGCTGGAGTACCGGTTCGACGGCGACCGCCGCGACCGGGAGTACGTCGCGCTCGACCCCGGCGAGTCCCGACCCGTCGCGTTCGAAGCGACCATCCCTAACGATACGGAGCCGGGCACGTACCGTCACGCGGTCGTCGCGGCGGACGGGACGGTCGCCGGAACGCTCGCCGTGACGGCGGCGAACGGCACGACGACGAACGGGACGGCGAGTGACGGAACTGCTGCGATCGCACGTTACCGACACAGATCGGGTTCTGAAGATTCTCGCACGGTCTCGGCCGGCGATGAAACGTCGAAGGAATCCGATACTCCCCGTAAAACGGGACGAAATCCAGCGAACGCTCTGTCGGTTATATGGTAG
- a CDS encoding DMT family transporter — MTRYRNFALFIALAAVWGTAFMAIKAGLAYFPPVLFAAVRYDIAGVLMLAYAAYAVDDPVPRGRGQWALVAVGATLLIAAYHALLFVGELNTTSAAAAVVVSLSPVLTTGFARVLLPSERLTAAGVVGLLLGLLGVVILAQPDPSNLLADDVVAKALVFLAATAFALGSVLTRRIDAELPIETMEAWSMVLGALLMHAVSAALPNESLGAVVWNAESVAALLYLSVVASAAGFLVYFDLLDRLGPIEINLVSYVAPVFAALSGWLFLEEVIGVPTVAGFLVIFAGFLLIKRRALVQEFDLVRRAVSDR; from the coding sequence GTGACCCGGTACCGGAACTTCGCGCTGTTCATCGCGCTCGCGGCCGTCTGGGGGACGGCGTTCATGGCGATCAAGGCCGGCCTGGCGTACTTCCCGCCGGTGCTGTTCGCCGCCGTCCGCTACGACATCGCGGGCGTGCTGATGCTCGCCTACGCGGCCTACGCCGTCGACGACCCGGTTCCACGGGGACGCGGCCAGTGGGCGCTCGTGGCCGTCGGCGCGACGCTGCTCATCGCCGCCTATCACGCCCTGTTGTTCGTCGGCGAACTCAACACGACCAGCGCGGCCGCCGCCGTCGTCGTCTCGCTGTCGCCCGTGCTGACGACCGGCTTCGCCCGGGTGCTGTTGCCAAGCGAGCGACTGACGGCGGCCGGTGTCGTCGGACTCCTGCTGGGCCTGCTCGGTGTGGTGATCCTCGCACAGCCGGACCCGTCGAACCTGCTCGCCGACGACGTGGTCGCGAAGGCGCTCGTCTTCCTCGCCGCGACCGCCTTCGCGCTCGGAAGCGTGCTGACCCGGCGTATCGACGCCGAACTCCCCATCGAGACGATGGAGGCGTGGTCGATGGTGCTCGGCGCGCTGCTGATGCACGCCGTCAGCGCCGCGCTCCCGAACGAGTCGCTCGGTGCGGTCGTCTGGAACGCCGAGTCGGTCGCCGCCCTGCTGTACCTCTCGGTCGTGGCGAGCGCCGCGGGCTTCCTCGTCTACTTCGACCTGCTGGACCGGCTCGGTCCCATCGAGATCAACCTCGTCTCCTACGTCGCGCCGGTGTTCGCCGCGCTCTCCGGGTGGCTGTTCCTGGAGGAGGTGATCGGCGTCCCGACCGTCGCCGGCTTCCTCGTCATCTTCGCCGGCTTCCTGCTGATAAAGCGCCGGGCGCTGGTCCAGGAGTTCGACCTGGTCAGACGGGCGGTGTCGGACCGCTAG
- a CDS encoding ribonuclease H family protein translates to MAVYGRPALRDLFDESPTPHIAHPPETHHRDFYVATDGSFRAAGSGGLGVVIETRDGTKVTRLSVPDGVPDNNVAEYRALHLGLDVLAARAPPDARVGVLLDHDQLAENVNAAVLAAGHPDNEPPRPFSVPRASVNHWRGIRARLSRFDEVRAARLRSRENPAHPLANSPDHYAHVNDEPPRCVLPETPDPEPTGDGQFPPPSRADRHGTEASD, encoded by the coding sequence ATGGCCGTTTATGGCCGCCCCGCGTTGCGGGACCTCTTCGACGAGTCGCCGACCCCTCACATCGCTCACCCACCCGAGACACATCACCGTGACTTCTACGTCGCGACCGACGGCTCCTTTCGAGCCGCGGGGTCAGGCGGGCTGGGGGTCGTCATCGAGACTCGCGACGGGACGAAAGTGACGCGGCTCTCCGTGCCGGACGGCGTGCCGGACAACAACGTTGCCGAGTACCGCGCGCTCCACCTCGGGCTGGACGTGCTCGCAGCCCGCGCACCGCCGGACGCCCGCGTCGGCGTGTTGCTCGACCACGACCAGCTCGCCGAGAACGTCAACGCCGCCGTGCTCGCGGCCGGCCACCCCGACAACGAGCCGCCGCGACCGTTCTCCGTCCCGCGGGCGAGCGTCAACCACTGGCGGGGCATCCGCGCCCGCCTCTCCCGGTTCGACGAGGTCCGCGCCGCCCGGCTCCGGAGCCGTGAGAACCCCGCACACCCCCTCGCCAACTCGCCGGACCACTACGCGCACGTCAACGACGAACCCCCGCGCTGCGTTCTGCCGGAAACGCCCGACCCCGAGCCGACCGGCGACGGGCAGTTCCCGCCGCCGTCGCGCGCCGACCGCCACGGGACCGAGGCGTCGGACTGA
- a CDS encoding GNAT family N-acetyltransferase has translation MPGPAFATGESVSLHPIEEEDHEFIQRGRNDPSTRVPLTDTSIRTLGDVAEMLADEEYHFLVCARGEEPEPVGVVAFPWVREESNYASLMYWTAPEHRGEGYVSEATTLLLDYAFGECGFHKIAARALVTNEASIAALESLGFEREGRLRDTFRKDGEWLDAYQYGLLADEWLA, from the coding sequence ATGCCAGGCCCTGCGTTCGCCACAGGCGAATCGGTGTCGCTGCACCCGATCGAGGAGGAGGACCACGAGTTCATCCAGCGGGGGCGCAACGACCCGAGCACGCGCGTCCCGCTGACGGATACGAGCATCCGGACGCTCGGCGACGTGGCCGAGATGCTGGCGGACGAGGAGTACCACTTCCTCGTCTGTGCTCGCGGCGAGGAGCCGGAACCGGTCGGCGTCGTCGCGTTCCCGTGGGTCCGGGAGGAGAGCAACTACGCGAGCCTGATGTACTGGACCGCGCCCGAACACCGCGGCGAGGGGTACGTCTCCGAGGCGACGACGCTGCTGCTGGACTACGCGTTCGGCGAGTGTGGCTTCCACAAGATTGCCGCTCGCGCCCTCGTCACGAACGAGGCATCAATCGCAGCCCTCGAATCGCTCGGCTTCGAGCGCGAGGGCCGCCTCCGTGACACGTTCCGCAAGGACGGCGAGTGGCTCGACGCCTACCAGTACGGATTGCTGGCCGACGAGTGGTTAGCGTGA